A single Tenacibaculum sp. 190524A02b DNA region contains:
- a CDS encoding TonB-dependent receptor plug domain-containing protein, whose translation MRKKVLCLSVLTSMLALNVNAQEKEQETIKLDEVVVSDSKFKLKKENSGKVIHKITAETIEKNSGKTVVDLINSVAGIEINGNTSSPGQNLGIFVRGGVTKEVVVLIDGVQVGNPAVISGGFDLRLLDLNDVESIEIVKGAASTLYGTGAVTAVINITLKQAKSGKANASLSVFGGTNNNQETRNGTVIQSAANVNGKIKDFDYLVNFSSFDARGVSAVKSEKGEAFNDDPFQRIATNIKLGYKFNDKFSVSTLGSYSEFNNSYDDGAFVDGDNHSLDKNYRIGFSPKYDYRGGSIQVNAAYSKFETDRTKTKYPSTNKAESYIVDAFVKHQFDKLYLVAGVNYQDNQISEAYSIPFGKTDLSRVNYEETPKSRLIDPYVNAVYVSDFGLNVNAGLRLNNHNKYGNHLVYNLNPSYRFKQENGYIKVLGSYSTAFLAPSVQELYSVWGNIDLKPQESTTYEGGLEYKLNSLVLNTVYFYRDVENIIDYNFATNKMDNFGSTTIQGVEFNVAYKVLENVSLNANYTFTENDKIAVRIPKHKVNAGVNYTLKATNFSLDYQYLSDRLDTSNLALEAYSLLNFSANHSLNKNVKLFLAATNIFNEDYQERIGYSTLGRNYKLGVRFNF comes from the coding sequence ATGAGAAAAAAAGTACTTTGTTTAAGTGTTTTAACATCAATGTTAGCATTGAATGTAAATGCACAAGAGAAAGAACAAGAAACCATCAAATTAGACGAAGTGGTTGTTTCCGACTCTAAGTTTAAATTAAAAAAAGAGAATTCTGGAAAAGTAATTCATAAAATTACAGCAGAAACTATTGAGAAAAATAGTGGTAAAACGGTAGTAGATTTAATAAACTCAGTTGCTGGTATTGAAATTAATGGAAATACCAGTTCACCAGGACAAAATTTAGGAATTTTTGTTAGAGGAGGAGTCACTAAAGAAGTTGTTGTATTAATTGATGGTGTTCAAGTAGGGAATCCTGCAGTTATTTCAGGAGGCTTTGATTTAAGGCTGTTAGATTTAAACGACGTTGAGTCTATAGAGATTGTAAAAGGAGCGGCAAGTACACTATACGGAACAGGTGCTGTAACAGCAGTTATAAACATTACCTTAAAACAAGCTAAATCAGGTAAGGCAAATGCATCATTATCAGTATTTGGGGGTACCAATAACAACCAAGAAACTAGAAATGGAACTGTTATTCAAAGTGCAGCTAATGTAAATGGTAAAATTAAAGATTTTGACTATTTAGTTAATTTTTCATCATTTGATGCAAGAGGTGTATCTGCTGTAAAGTCAGAAAAAGGGGAAGCATTTAACGATGATCCATTTCAACGTATAGCAACAAACATTAAACTAGGATATAAATTCAATGACAAGTTTTCTGTCAGTACACTAGGTAGTTATAGTGAGTTTAATAATAGTTATGATGATGGAGCTTTTGTAGATGGAGATAACCATTCTTTAGATAAAAATTATAGAATAGGTTTTTCTCCAAAATATGATTACAGAGGTGGAAGTATTCAGGTTAATGCAGCCTACAGTAAATTTGAAACTGATAGAACTAAAACAAAATATCCATCTACTAATAAGGCAGAAAGTTATATAGTAGATGCTTTTGTAAAGCATCAATTTGATAAATTATATCTAGTTGCTGGGGTAAATTATCAAGATAACCAAATAAGTGAAGCTTATAGTATCCCATTTGGAAAAACTGATTTATCTAGAGTTAATTATGAAGAAACTCCTAAATCAAGATTAATTGATCCTTATGTAAATGCTGTATATGTTTCAGATTTTGGATTAAATGTAAATGCTGGGCTTAGATTGAATAACCATAATAAATATGGTAATCATTTAGTGTATAATTTAAATCCATCATACAGATTCAAGCAAGAAAATGGATATATTAAAGTGTTAGGATCATATAGTACAGCGTTTTTAGCTCCTTCAGTACAGGAATTATATTCTGTATGGGGAAATATTGATTTAAAACCACAAGAAAGTACCACATATGAAGGAGGATTAGAGTATAAATTAAATTCATTAGTATTAAATACGGTTTACTTTTATAGAGATGTAGAAAATATTATAGACTATAATTTTGCCACTAATAAAATGGATAACTTTGGGAGTACTACTATTCAAGGTGTAGAGTTTAATGTGGCTTATAAAGTGTTAGAAAATGTATCGTTAAATGCTAATTATACGTTTACGGAGAATGATAAAATAGCAGTAAGAATACCTAAACATAAGGTTAATGCAGGTGTAAATTATACTTTAAAAGCAACTAATTTTTCGTTAGATTATCAGTACCTCAGTGATAGGTTGGATACTAGTAACTTAGCTTTAGAAGCATATTCTTTATTAAACTTTTCGGCAAATCATTCTTTAAATAAAAATGTAAAGTTATTTTTGGCAGCAACAAATATTTTTAATGAAGATTATCAAGAAAGAATAGGGTATTCTACCCTAGGAAGAAATTATAAGTTGGGAGTTCGTTTTAACTTTTAA
- a CDS encoding ABC transporter ATP-binding protein — protein MIKIENLHKSYPIGKDSLHVLKGLDLHIKEGEFVSIMGSSGSGKSTLLNIVGLLDTHDEGKYYLNDQLIENLNEKKAAILRNKFLGFVFQSFNLISYKTALENVALPLYYKGVGRKERLEVALEYLEKVGLKEWANHLPNELSGGQKQRVAIARALATRPKVVLADEPTGALDSSTTDSVMDLLKEINDEGMTVFVITHEEEVAEQTNRVVRLKDGVIISDELTETGKTKVKKHNYV, from the coding sequence ATGATTAAAATTGAAAACCTACATAAGTCATATCCCATAGGGAAAGATTCACTTCATGTACTAAAAGGATTAGATTTGCATATTAAAGAGGGGGAATTTGTTTCTATTATGGGATCTTCAGGGTCTGGGAAATCTACTTTACTTAATATAGTTGGTTTGTTAGATACACATGATGAAGGAAAATACTATTTAAATGATCAGTTAATAGAGAATTTAAATGAAAAAAAAGCAGCTATTTTACGAAATAAGTTTTTAGGATTTGTTTTTCAATCTTTCAATCTAATATCCTATAAAACAGCATTAGAAAATGTAGCATTACCTTTATATTATAAGGGAGTTGGAAGGAAAGAAAGATTAGAAGTAGCATTAGAATATCTTGAAAAAGTAGGGTTAAAAGAATGGGCGAACCATTTACCTAATGAACTTTCTGGTGGTCAGAAACAACGGGTAGCTATTGCCAGAGCTTTAGCAACAAGACCTAAAGTTGTATTAGCTGATGAACCAACAGGAGCGTTAGACTCTTCTACCACAGATTCTGTAATGGATTTGTTAAAAGAAATTAATGATGAAGGAATGACGGTATTTGTTATTACACACGAGGAAGAGGTAGCAGAGCAAACAAACAGAGTAGTTCGTTTAAAGGATGGAGTTATTATAAGTGACGAATTAACTGAAACGGGAAAAACGAAAGTTAAAAAACACAATTATGTTTGA
- a CDS encoding ABC transporter permease, which translates to MFDLDRWREIFQSISKNKLRSILSGFTVAFAILLFTLLFGIGNGLQNTFENEFAKDAINSIYIWSNRTTKAYKGNQIGRRVQFKNDDFEFLREKFDDKIQMVSPRIQRSVKVVYKTKEDNYTVRGVFPKYDMLESATVTEGRFLNHRDIAERAKVVVIGRMVEKDLFGQLSAYGKQLNIAGIMYKVIGVFSDPGGDSDERYIYTPFTTIQQIYGSNDYIDEFGMMYNPKLSIDEAITFGNKLREALKNKHNVAPNDQRGIRVLNYASENKQISSMMVGLGVLILIIGFGTLIAGVVGISNIMVYIVKERTKELGIRKAIGATPKSIVSMIMLEAILITALSGYLGLTIGVGILKALGPSLEKYFILNPGVSTTTVVGATITLVLAGMIAGYLPAKRAARIKPIVALRAD; encoded by the coding sequence ATGTTTGATTTAGACCGATGGAGAGAAATTTTTCAAAGTATAAGTAAAAACAAGCTCCGTTCTATCTTATCTGGTTTTACAGTAGCCTTTGCTATACTTCTATTTACATTATTATTTGGTATAGGAAATGGGTTGCAAAATACATTTGAAAATGAGTTTGCAAAAGATGCTATTAATTCAATTTACATTTGGTCAAATAGAACAACTAAAGCTTATAAAGGGAATCAAATAGGTCGTAGAGTTCAGTTTAAAAATGATGATTTTGAATTTTTGAGAGAAAAGTTTGATGATAAAATTCAAATGGTAAGTCCAAGAATTCAAAGAAGTGTAAAGGTTGTATATAAAACTAAAGAAGATAACTATACAGTAAGAGGCGTTTTCCCTAAGTATGATATGTTAGAATCAGCAACAGTAACTGAAGGACGTTTTTTGAATCATAGAGATATCGCTGAAAGAGCTAAAGTTGTAGTTATTGGACGAATGGTTGAAAAAGATTTATTTGGACAATTAAGCGCTTATGGTAAGCAGTTAAATATTGCAGGTATAATGTATAAAGTTATAGGTGTGTTTTCTGATCCAGGTGGTGATAGTGATGAACGTTACATTTATACGCCTTTTACAACCATACAACAAATTTATGGGAGCAATGATTATATAGATGAATTTGGTATGATGTATAACCCTAAATTAAGCATTGATGAAGCAATTACATTTGGTAACAAATTAAGAGAAGCGTTAAAAAATAAACATAATGTAGCACCAAATGATCAAAGAGGAATTAGGGTTTTAAATTATGCTTCAGAAAATAAACAAATATCTAGTATGATGGTTGGCCTTGGAGTTTTAATATTAATAATTGGGTTTGGAACTTTAATAGCTGGTGTGGTTGGGATTAGTAATATAATGGTATACATAGTTAAAGAGCGAACTAAAGAACTAGGTATTAGAAAAGCCATTGGAGCTACACCCAAATCCATAGTCTCTATGATAATGTTAGAAGCAATTCTTATAACAGCATTATCTGGGTATTTAGGATTAACAATTGGAGTTGGTATTTTAAAAGCATTAGGCCCGAGTTTAGAAAAGTATTTTATATTAAATCCTGGTGTTTCAACTACAACAGTTGTTGGAGCAACCATTACATTAGTTTTAGCAGGTATGATAGCAGGGTATTTACCAGCAAAAAGAGCAGCAAGAATTAAACCAATAGTAGCTTTAAGAGCAGATTAA
- a CDS encoding ABC transporter permease — translation MKFLFDRDTWQEIYGSIRKNKIRTVITIFGAFWGILLLVGLLGAAKGIENSFNSMFGDFATNSVFMGGDVTSMPFKGFQKGRQIQLTTSDVEKIRNEVDGVEFVVPRNVTGSQVVYGLKTAQLTIFGDYPLLDKIQKKKLTAGRFINQTDIDENKKVCVISTEVYKQLFDIDEEALGSYIKINGIGYMIIGVYKPGRFEGSNNIHIPFSTFRTVYNKGNKFQWMVITGKLEYDIEQVEADVKVLLKRIHKIHPDDNRAFGGFNLGKEIAKVTGFLTGMQFLTWFVGVATLIAGVFAIGNILLITVKERTKEIGIRRALGATPKKIRQQIVLESIFLTLLAGSLGIIAGGLILMVVSGLDVLTNPTVDIPIVLIAYTVLIVLGTLIGLIPAHMATVIQPIEALREE, via the coding sequence ATGAAATTTTTATTCGATAGAGATACTTGGCAAGAGATTTACGGAAGTATTCGTAAAAATAAAATCAGAACAGTAATTACCATTTTTGGAGCCTTCTGGGGAATATTATTATTGGTTGGATTATTAGGAGCGGCTAAAGGGATAGAAAATAGTTTTAACAGTATGTTTGGTGACTTTGCAACAAACAGTGTTTTCATGGGAGGAGATGTAACTTCTATGCCTTTTAAAGGATTTCAAAAAGGTAGGCAAATACAATTAACCACCAGTGATGTTGAAAAAATAAGAAATGAAGTAGATGGAGTCGAATTTGTAGTACCTAGAAATGTAACAGGAAGTCAGGTAGTATATGGGTTAAAAACAGCTCAGTTAACCATTTTTGGAGACTACCCTTTGTTAGATAAGATTCAAAAGAAAAAATTAACAGCTGGTCGCTTTATAAATCAAACTGATATTGATGAAAATAAAAAAGTTTGTGTCATAAGTACTGAGGTATATAAACAATTATTTGATATAGATGAAGAGGCTTTAGGAAGCTATATTAAGATAAATGGAATTGGTTATATGATTATAGGCGTATATAAACCAGGAAGATTTGAAGGATCAAATAATATTCATATACCATTTAGTACATTCAGAACAGTTTATAATAAAGGGAATAAATTTCAATGGATGGTAATAACAGGTAAGTTAGAATACGATATTGAACAAGTAGAGGCCGATGTTAAAGTACTATTAAAAAGAATACATAAAATACACCCTGATGATAATAGAGCCTTTGGAGGCTTTAACTTAGGGAAAGAAATAGCAAAAGTAACAGGTTTTTTAACTGGAATGCAATTTTTAACCTGGTTTGTAGGTGTTGCAACTTTGATAGCAGGAGTTTTTGCAATTGGAAATATACTTCTTATAACTGTTAAAGAACGTACTAAAGAGATAGGTATCCGTAGAGCATTAGGTGCTACACCAAAGAAAATTAGACAACAAATAGTTTTAGAATCTATCTTTTTAACACTTTTAGCAGGATCATTAGGAATTATAGCTGGAGGATTGATATTAATGGTAGTTTCTGGATTAGATGTTTTAACGAATCCAACAGTTGATATACCTATTGTATTAATAGCATATACAGTATTAATAGTATTAGGAACTTTAATAGGTTTAATTCCTGCACATATGGCAACAGTAATTCAGCCTATTGAAGCATTAAGAGAAGAGTAA
- a CDS encoding efflux RND transporter periplasmic adaptor subunit, which yields MKKVIIFGGIALALIAVLIWFGKKNSASPIEYNTEKPFKATIVKKSVATGKVIPLEEVEIKPQITGIVDKILVEEGALVKAGDLIATVRVVPNIASLNRANGSVKNAKLSFENAKTQYERNKKLFDKGVISLQAFENSELNYNNTQQALYNAKSDLDIIKRGTTSGLGKAANTSIRATTSGMIVEIPVKKGYQVTQTNDFNAGTTIARIADMTKMIFEGKVDESEVGKLIKGTDIEVAIGAIEDKKFPAILNFIAPKGTDEGGAVQFKIKADVSLDDKYFIRAGYSANAEIVLAKKDSVLSIKEALLQFDRKTEKPYIEVKVGEQEFEKRDIKLGLSDGVNVEVLEGIKAEDEVKIWNKVVKEDKGNDDLSD from the coding sequence ATGAAAAAAGTAATTATTTTTGGCGGAATAGCGTTGGCATTGATAGCAGTGCTAATCTGGTTTGGTAAAAAAAATAGTGCGTCTCCAATAGAATATAATACAGAAAAACCGTTTAAAGCTACCATTGTTAAAAAGAGTGTAGCTACTGGAAAAGTAATTCCTTTAGAAGAAGTAGAGATTAAACCTCAAATAACAGGTATTGTAGATAAAATATTGGTAGAAGAAGGAGCACTTGTTAAAGCTGGTGATTTAATTGCTACTGTAAGGGTTGTACCAAATATAGCTTCTTTAAATAGAGCAAATGGGTCGGTGAAAAATGCAAAGTTATCGTTTGAAAATGCAAAGACACAATACGAAAGAAACAAAAAGCTTTTTGATAAAGGAGTAATTTCATTACAAGCATTTGAAAACTCAGAATTGAACTATAATAATACACAGCAAGCATTATACAATGCTAAGTCAGATTTAGACATAATTAAAAGAGGAACTACTTCAGGATTAGGAAAAGCTGCAAATACAAGTATTAGAGCTACTACTTCAGGAATGATTGTAGAAATTCCTGTTAAAAAAGGATATCAAGTAACACAAACTAATGATTTCAATGCAGGAACTACAATTGCACGTATTGCAGATATGACAAAAATGATTTTTGAAGGAAAAGTTGATGAATCAGAAGTTGGTAAACTGATTAAAGGTACGGATATTGAAGTAGCAATTGGGGCAATAGAAGATAAAAAATTTCCTGCAATATTAAACTTTATAGCACCTAAAGGAACTGATGAAGGTGGAGCGGTACAGTTTAAGATAAAAGCAGATGTATCATTAGATGATAAATACTTTATAAGAGCAGGATATAGTGCCAATGCAGAAATAGTATTAGCTAAGAAAGACAGTGTGTTGTCTATAAAAGAAGCGCTATTACAGTTTGATAGAAAAACCGAAAAACCATATATAGAAGTAAAAGTAGGTGAGCAAGAATTTGAAAAAAGAGATATTAAATTAGGATTATCTGATGGAGTTAATGTTGAAGTTTTAGAAGGAATTAAAGCAGAAGATGAAGTTAAAATATGGAACAAAGTAGTTAAAGAAGATAAAGGGAATGATGATTTATCAGACTAG
- a CDS encoding SMP-30/gluconolactonase/LRE family protein has product MKKCTAFIILFTLITSCKQNLKSVDFTKDKSFTSGIEGPATDTEGNIYAVNYQEQETIGKVTPNGDCSIFVKLPNGSIGNGIRFGSKNQMFVADYVNHNILEIDLNNKQINVFAHEAKANQPNDIAIAPNKTLYASDPNWTNNTGNLWKITKEKGFELLESEMGTTNGIEVSHDGKKLYVNESVQRKIWVYDIQEDGGIKNKQELIAFNDFGLDGMRCHTNGNLFVCRYGKGTVAIISPEGKLINEINLKGKKPSNITFSNNYKKCYITVADRGCIEMVNL; this is encoded by the coding sequence ATGAAAAAATGTACTGCTTTTATTATACTATTTACCTTAATTACTTCTTGCAAACAAAATTTAAAAAGTGTTGATTTTACAAAAGATAAGAGTTTTACAAGCGGAATAGAAGGACCAGCAACTGATACTGAAGGTAACATTTATGCAGTAAACTACCAAGAACAAGAAACTATTGGTAAAGTTACCCCAAATGGAGACTGCTCAATTTTTGTTAAATTACCTAATGGAAGTATTGGTAATGGAATACGATTTGGAAGCAAAAATCAAATGTTTGTGGCTGATTATGTAAACCACAATATCTTAGAAATAGATTTAAACAATAAACAAATAAATGTATTTGCTCATGAAGCAAAAGCTAATCAACCTAATGATATTGCTATTGCTCCTAATAAAACTCTTTATGCTAGTGATCCTAATTGGACAAACAATACTGGTAACTTATGGAAAATAACTAAAGAAAAAGGTTTTGAATTATTAGAATCAGAAATGGGAACTACCAATGGAATTGAGGTAAGTCATGATGGTAAAAAATTATACGTAAACGAATCTGTTCAACGAAAAATATGGGTTTATGATATTCAAGAAGATGGTGGAATAAAAAACAAACAGGAGTTAATAGCATTCAACGATTTTGGTTTAGACGGTATGCGATGTCATACTAACGGAAACTTATTTGTATGTAGATATGGAAAAGGAACCGTAGCTATTATATCTCCAGAAGGAAAGCTTATCAATGAAATTAACTTAAAAGGTAAAAAACCTTCAAATATTACTTTTAGCAATAACTATAAAAAGTGCTATATAACTGTTGCTGATAGAGGTTGTATTGAAATGGTTAATTTGTAA
- a CDS encoding tetratricopeptide repeat protein, with translation MKTTIILIFYFFSSFIGYAQSYDSIALVLKDKVENSATDSIKIAAKIELIKKIQKFDLDTCRIVINEVLTTLKKKQKSNRDTYYKKKEAEALNYLGIIENKQGNPEKALSYYLKALDISKKNKDSTIIGLGLHNLGMFYRRQKNYEKSIAYLKKALVVKKGKVDVESYAMTYHMLAVTYYKNNQKDSARYYISKIKKIPCSSVRKSKVNGTLAAIYYSEKNYKKSIEIYKENIVLSKSIKDQSELSISYLNVAVLYNALKKYDNAIPYLDSAIVVAKKIKDKRLLRTQYFSKSNLNETRKDFKQALKDYKVFKKLNDSINNIEKVKRITELELNYKFKKQQQEDELRLENETTKKRLYLLLFMLALVLGGIILWLVQKNNKQQLALYNNKLNKEQLDKVRAELALVTKEKELKKAMVESSLRQEVLSKTLGEIKEIIKLDNEKERNQALHSIFASLLSEEVKSTINLNSYLERVSTDFKVVLDTKFSQLNEREKELLCLMTLDLNATEISKLQNSTISAIKSSRSRIRKKLGVDSKEDIISFINNSSK, from the coding sequence TTGAAAACAACGATTATACTTATATTTTACTTTTTTTCGTCTTTTATAGGTTATGCACAATCTTACGATAGCATAGCACTTGTATTAAAAGATAAGGTAGAAAATAGTGCTACAGATTCAATTAAGATTGCTGCCAAAATAGAATTGATAAAAAAAATACAAAAATTTGATTTAGATACCTGTAGAATTGTTATAAATGAAGTATTAACTACTTTAAAAAAGAAACAAAAAAGTAACAGAGATACGTATTACAAAAAGAAAGAAGCTGAAGCGCTAAATTATCTTGGGATCATAGAAAATAAACAAGGAAATCCAGAAAAAGCGTTGTCCTATTACCTAAAAGCATTAGATATAAGTAAAAAAAATAAAGATTCTACGATAATAGGGTTAGGACTTCATAATTTAGGAATGTTCTACAGGCGTCAAAAAAACTACGAAAAAAGTATAGCGTATTTAAAAAAAGCACTAGTTGTTAAAAAAGGAAAAGTTGATGTTGAAAGCTATGCAATGACTTACCACATGTTGGCTGTGACTTACTATAAAAATAATCAAAAAGATTCTGCCAGATATTATATATCAAAGATAAAAAAAATACCTTGTTCTAGTGTTCGTAAATCAAAAGTTAATGGAACTTTAGCTGCTATTTACTACTCGGAAAAAAACTATAAAAAATCTATTGAAATTTATAAAGAAAACATAGTACTATCTAAAAGTATTAAAGATCAAAGTGAGTTAAGTATAAGTTATTTAAACGTAGCAGTATTATACAATGCACTTAAAAAATATGATAATGCGATACCTTACCTAGACAGTGCTATAGTGGTAGCAAAAAAAATAAAAGATAAAAGGTTATTACGTACTCAATATTTTAGTAAAAGCAATTTGAATGAAACCAGAAAAGATTTTAAACAGGCATTAAAAGATTATAAAGTATTTAAAAAATTAAATGATTCCATAAATAATATAGAAAAAGTAAAACGTATAACAGAGTTAGAACTGAATTATAAGTTTAAAAAACAGCAACAAGAAGATGAGTTACGATTAGAAAATGAAACCACTAAAAAAAGGTTGTACCTTTTATTATTTATGTTGGCGCTGGTTTTAGGAGGGATAATTTTATGGCTAGTTCAAAAAAATAATAAACAACAATTAGCTTTATATAATAACAAATTAAATAAAGAACAGTTAGATAAGGTAAGAGCGGAGTTAGCTTTAGTAACCAAAGAAAAAGAGTTAAAAAAAGCTATGGTAGAAAGCTCTTTACGTCAAGAAGTATTGAGTAAAACGTTAGGAGAGATAAAAGAAATTATTAAGTTAGATAATGAAAAGGAGCGAAATCAAGCTTTGCATTCAATTTTTGCCTCACTACTTTCAGAGGAAGTAAAATCTACCATCAATTTAAATTCCTATTTAGAACGTGTAAGTACCGATTTTAAAGTTGTTTTAGATACTAAATTTTCACAGTTAAATGAAAGAGAAAAAGAATTGTTATGTTTAATGACACTAGATTTAAATGCAACTGAAATAAGTAAACTACAGAACTCAACTATTTCAGCTATAAAATCCTCAAGATCTCGTATTCGAAAAAAACTAGGAGTAGATTCAAAAGAAGATATTATAAGTTTTATTAATAACTCATCAAAATAA